The following coding sequences lie in one Pyramidobacter porci genomic window:
- a CDS encoding class I SAM-dependent methyltransferase, translating into MNSSKKADYGNWVPRKLMNALWGVFLGLLFLAVLNALLWRNSAAALLLGAFSALSLAAAAYMQYCRRTVDLRGGGLSGKFYDELLDHLAWQGQGRLLDIGCGSGALSIRCAQRFPAAQIIGVDYWSGVWDYSQKQCEENARLEGCDARIGFRHGDAARLEFADESFDAAVSCFVFHEVKTISGRSKRPVVEEALRVLKKGGSFAFIDLFGRSALYGDMEEFVQRMKDSGLREVNYIPRAGAAFVPALARPMMTSGVGLLYGVK; encoded by the coding sequence ATGAACTCTTCAAAAAAAGCGGACTACGGCAACTGGGTTCCACGGAAGCTGATGAATGCCTTGTGGGGAGTTTTCCTGGGGCTGCTGTTCCTTGCGGTCCTGAACGCGCTGCTCTGGCGCAATTCAGCTGCGGCGCTGCTGCTGGGCGCGTTCAGCGCTCTGTCGCTGGCTGCCGCCGCATACATGCAGTACTGCCGGAGGACGGTAGACCTGCGCGGCGGCGGTCTTTCCGGGAAGTTTTACGACGAGCTGCTGGATCACCTTGCCTGGCAGGGACAGGGACGGCTGCTGGATATCGGCTGCGGCTCGGGAGCGCTGTCGATCCGCTGCGCGCAGCGTTTTCCTGCGGCACAGATTATCGGCGTCGATTACTGGAGCGGCGTATGGGATTACTCGCAAAAGCAATGCGAGGAGAACGCCCGACTCGAAGGCTGCGACGCCCGAATCGGTTTTCGGCACGGCGATGCGGCTCGTCTGGAGTTCGCCGATGAAAGTTTCGACGCCGCCGTCAGCTGTTTTGTCTTTCACGAGGTGAAGACGATCTCCGGACGGTCGAAGCGCCCTGTCGTCGAGGAAGCGTTGCGTGTGCTGAAAAAAGGGGGAAGTTTTGCCTTCATCGATCTGTTTGGCCGCTCCGCTCTTTACGGCGACATGGAGGAGTTCGTGCAGCGGATGAAAGACAGCGGCCTGCGGGAAGTGAATTATATCCCCCGCGCCGGCGCGGCCTTTGTTCCCGCGCTCGCACGCCCCATGATGACGTCGGGCGTGGGGCTGCTCTACGGCGTAAAGTAG